Proteins found in one Perca fluviatilis chromosome 9, GENO_Pfluv_1.0, whole genome shotgun sequence genomic segment:
- the rgs4 gene encoding regulator of G-protein signaling 4: MCKGLATLPATCLKSAKVIKHKISFLLQKPEPQAADQKPKNEENAAAESMPTASEVKKWEESFSHLMNSQKGRTVFGNFLRSEFSEENIDFWVACEDYKKCSPSELVTRAKQLYQQYVEADAPNEVNLDAATREETRQNVENACLSSFNKAQQMIYNLMERDSYRRFINSQLIQDLGQTQTTGAQEKKNKKNWDCAKNRQVLTGGA, encoded by the exons ATGTGTAAAGGACTTGCAACTCTTCCTGCGACATGCTTGAAAAG TGCCAAAGTCATCAAGCATAAAATAAGCTTCTTACTCCAGAAGCCTGAACCCCAAGCAGCTGATCAGAAGCCAAAAAATGAGGAGAATGCTGCTGCTGAGAG CATGCCTACTGCGTCTGAGGTGAAGAAATGGGAGGAGTCTTTCAGCCACTTGATGAACAGTCAAA AGGGTCGTACGGTCTTCGGCAACTTCCTGAGGTCAGAGTTCAGTGAGGAGAACATTGACTTCTGGGTCGCCTGCGAAGACTACAAGAAGTGTTCACCTTCCGAGCTGGTGACCAGAGCCAAGCAGCTCTACCAGCAATATGTTGAGGCAGATGCTCCTAATGAG GTAAACCTAGACGCAGCGACCAGAGAAGAAACGAGGCAGAATGTGGAGAATGCCTGCCTGTCTTCTTTCAACAAGGCTCAGCAGATGATCTACAACTTGATGGAGAGAGACTCCTACAGGCGCTTCATCAACTCCCAACTGATCCAGGATCTGGGTCAGACACAGACCACTGGTGCTcaggagaagaagaacaagaaaaacTGGGACTGTGCCAAGAACAGGCAGGTGTTAACTGGTGGCGCCTAA